ctcaagtcctcctgactctagggctggtgctctatccactgcaccacctagctgccccaagacttgACTTTCTATTCTGCTTAAATATATACTGTGAACAGTATCAGCACCAGCTGATTAATGAAGATTATTTATTTGAATGTGTGTGGCAACAAACATAATTGgtaccaaaatatttaaactGTTGAAATAACCTTTTTAGTCTTATAGTTTTTCCAGGAATAATTGTATTGATGCTCACAGTGATGGTACAAAAGCAAGGAAGGTAAACCTGTTAGTActttagatctctctctctctctctctctctctctctctctctctctctctctctctctctatgtatatgtgtatacatatacatagacctataaaatgtgtatgtatatatatatatatatatatatatatatatatacacacacacaaatacatatacacaccaaCAAGTTTCACCTAAGAATGATCTTGATAAACCCACAAAATTATTGTGTCTTTTTAATATTCTGTGTGATAAAACTGCTGTGAATGGGTCACTGTAAAAATTGATAGCTGAactaacaacttttaaaaaaaatagacttttcaCTTGAAAAAAGCAATTGACAAACTGGTTATTTAGACTTAAATTTTTGACAGTTTTCTCAAAATGAGCTTATTGAACCTGTTGCTTCCAGGAGAAcaattaaaagtatttattgtCAATCATAACATTGTTTTCAAgcagaaattttctttttgaaaatttgtaaCTGCTACTGTCAACTTGATAGTTTTGAATGTGTCAACATTTAGAAAGATACATAGTTGGAATAGGTACATTGAACTTGGTCCCCCCCCCACAAATGACCAGTGCATGATGTTATGAAAACACTCATGGCTAAGATCCATTCAAAGTGCAAGAAAGACCAATGAATTTTAATATAACAGTGTGTGAAAAGTTCATTGATATGGTTCTAGATTGCACATTGCAGTTAATATTTAAGAAACTATTACTTGTCAAGTTTTGgtataacataaaagaaaaatatccacaATTATCTATAAGGTTTATGACCTTTCTCTTTCACCTACTTATCTGGGCAAGACTGGAATTTCTTCATCTACTTCAACTAAAATAACATATCACAACAGAATGATTTCAAATATGAGAGTACAGTTTTTATCCATCAGACATccaagagatttgcaaaaatatgaaaatctaTGCCCTTATCactaatttttttggaaaatatagttatttttcataaaaagtttttattatgaacataatattattgttattttaaaatgaattaataaatattttaaattttatcattttaaatttctaaGAGGGCAAATATTTATTAGAGATATAAGTCACATAAACAAATGCTCTTTGggatcctcaataatttttaaatgtgtaaaggGTTCTTAAGAGGaaacaaaaagtttgagaactactGATCTACTGTACTTACTGTGTCTATTTTTGCATCTCTACAGTCTTTTATAATCTGGTATCCTTCACTTTATTGAACTAGTTTATTCCCAGGTCACCACTGACTCTCATCTCCAAATCCAATGATTTCCCCCAccacctcctcctcttctttgaCTATTCTTCAGCATCTCACATTTATGACTAACCTTTCCTTGATCTCTCTTACCTCATTTGAATCCCTTTAGGTTGGACCTGTGAACTAGGATCTTTCACTCCAATAGCctctttttcttacctcttttatccAATATTGAAGATTTCCTTAAGGACCAGTCATCAGTCCTTTGTCTTTAGtctctatattctttttctttctattctaatagtttttataattatttctttgtgGGACATTATCTCCTATTATGTATAACTCTAGGAAAGTCAACTTCACATTTCCAATTGCCAGATATTTTCATCCATATCCTACAGTCACCTATAACCCAACATATCCTAAActgaattcatttaatttctccccTATTACCTGTCCCTTTTGTGTGACCCTGCCACACAAAAGATTTTCTGAAAAGGGACAGGCAGACACATAACACTCTGCTTCCTCAGTGGCCTGTCAGTTTTTATACTAGGAAAAAACCACAAAGAATACTTATGTCATATGTTTTCCTAGGAGCCCTGGAGAAAGTAGCTACCACTTTCTAAAGTCTGGGAAGCTTACTTGGGTCTTACTCTATCTCAGCAAACAACTCAATTTATATAAAGGTACCAAGGCTTTGGTAGGTCACATTCTCCATCAGCAAATGGTAATGGTCCTTTCTAgcaactccccccaccccaaaatacATCACCTACTGAGCCTCTATCAGTTATTTAAACAGCAAAAGATTTAATCATGTTATATTTTCTTGGTCTTCATACCTCAAAGAGACTTCTCTAATTTTGATGATAACACCAATTTGTTGAAAGCCATCAAGAGTTTACTTGAGATTCAAGTAAGGTACCATCTCTCCTTtgtgaaacctttcctgatttcacTCTACACTATCATCCCCCaccccagcaccttgcaaaaaaaaaaaaagcactttccCATTAACATTTCATACCATTCTGTTTGCATACATACATGTTCTATGTACTTAGTATAATTATTCCCATAAATACCTTATCTCCTCTACTagtcttaaaaaattaaaaattataatactaaCAATATTTTCTTCTACCAGTGACAAGCCCTGTGACCaacacaaagtaggtgcttagttaatacttgttgaattggaTTAGGAAATATGAGCTGATGATATACTTGGTTCCAGAAATTAGTTCTAAAATCAGTTCCCAAGAGTTTGTGatcaaaattaaaacataattttgtTCTTCTATGAATAAGAAGGTTCACCTGCAATTGTCAGAATGTAATAATACTCAATTAAGTTTTACTACATGAAGAAGAAAATCTTGGGAGAGTGGAACAAAAGTTGACAATTTAGGCTACCTTTGGCTGTTACTTATCTCCTTTGCACAGACACTTACTGGGAAGATTTTCTGGCTTATCACTGACAAACATCATCAGGTTCTCCATTCTTATATCAAGTCTATCACTTAGGACACTTAAGTCTTTGTTCAACTAATGCTGAAATAACGAGTCAGTCAGAGCAGTTGTATGCAGGATAGCTATTTTAATGAAACCAGCTCAATGGGAAGGGCTAGGCAATTTGTCTAAGTAACAGTGGGGTCAGCATGCATCACTAATAAGTGAACCAAAGAATCCATCACCAAGGGGCTAATCTGAAAAGCTTGCAATGTAAACTACATTTTATTCAGTTTATCTACCCTGTTACAAGGTCCTACATGGTCTAAATTGAACCAGTCCCTCACATTCAATTTGTGCTTAAAGCATGTAAGAAACATGGAGGTGAAAGAATGCTGGCCAAGGTCTTAGCAGGGATGAAAGGGACCTTTTGCTTAAAGAGAGCCTCCAGGCCTTACAGCCAAACTTCCCTTGCTTTGTTAGGGCCAATAAAAAAGGCCTAATAAGGATATGAGATAAGGGGAAGTTATAATACTAGCAGAGGCCATGTGGATTAGCGGTATGAACACTTAGTTGGCAGACTCAGTTTGAGTCTTGGTTCTtctacttactgtgtgactctaggaaagtcaACTTCATTAATCCTTagcttttcatctataaaatggggataaaacttGCCCTGTCCAACCTActggtttgttgtgaggatcaaatgtggcGAGTCTGTTATAGACTGTTCCAgtgtaatatatataattattcttaACTAATTTTAAtgattgggggaagggaagtaagattgggggggaaattgtaaaactcaaataatatctttaataaaaaaataatcttaaaaaaccccaaaactaatTTTAATGAGATAGTAGAATGAAGTGGTCCCTCTCTAAATCCCTAGtagtataaccctgggcaaattgcaactttttaaaattataaatttagacAAGGTGTTGACCTTTATTGATAAATGAGTTTCTTTACTTGGGAGGTCTCTTAAAGAAATTGCAGTTTGATCCCtatttttatgttaattttaaCATACTATCTGTTTGTACCAATGACACAGACTAATTTTGGGAAATATATTAACATTAACATTAATAGGTCTGTATGTCATGGTACAAATAGATTTTTGAGTAGTTAAAAAACCTAAATCAGCTAGCTGCAAAGTTTCTAGCTAGAGTGTTTTCCTGACCAAGATactgaagaaatgaatgagagaATTTAAACTAGAACTGATAGAACTTTTGGGTCCATGGTCCAAAGTTAAGGACTGCTAAATTGATGTAAGTTTTAATTCAGTTCATTTATATCGACTGGTTATTAATTGAGCCTTTGCTATGTGTCAGACACCTGCAAGGTGGTAGggatacaaagagaagaaaaaaaatagtctctagcattcttttttgcaaatattctgaCCAAGTCAGAATTTTCCTTAACTTTTTAGACTTTGTTATTCCAACTATGCACTTGTTTACCTGCAACCTAGGCTGTTTTTTTTTATGACCAGCAGTCAGAAGGGAAAAGCCATGATGACCAGTGGATAAGGGATGCTTTGTGTTTCATTATGCAAGGGTGTCTCCCTCTCTCTTGACTAGTATGCAGGAATCTTCTTGCTATTGTCTGATACAAGCAATCCTTTTTCGTAATTTAGCAGATACTTGGAAAACCCAAAGCAGTGGATCCGGCTGATACTTTTTGCCAATATTTCTCCAGACAGATACTctagttgttggggtttttttaggtttttgcaaggcaaatggggttaagtggcttgcccaaggccacacagctaagtaattattaagtgtctgaggccggatttgaactcaggtactccagactccagggctggtgctttatccactgcaccacctagccgcccctagttgtTTTTAATGCAAAGCATCACAAAGCAAACTGTAGTCACTAGTTCTCAAAAACTGCTTATAGTAAGTTTCTTCTATCAAGGAGGGCACTAAGAAAACAGACTTCTTTTGGGGTTTTATCCTTGCCTATGGTTATCTGTCACTATACCTTTTAAGTTCCTTCTTCTGACTTCTTACCACAGAGCTTTAACCTGATAGGAAAAGCACCAGCAAACAATGGGTAATGCAATGGAAGCCATAAAAGCTACATATAGGCTAACTGGACTAGTTAATTAGTGTCTGCATATGAACACTGCTCAACTGAGAGATTGAATTGAGCCATCTTGAAAGGCTAAAAAGAAGTCTTTAACAAGGAATGTAGACTTTAAAATTATGTCAGTTGAAAACCAACAAGAATACTTTTTATGCGAAGCATTTTCACTTTagcaccttttaaaaattaatagagtCAAACTGTATTCTTCGTAATTTGGAAGGCAGTTTCCTGAGTGAAAAGATGAGCACTTTGGTGGGTGGGAAATTAAGGGAAAGCTAATTTAGGATCAGAAGCTGCAAAAGGCAAATTAGGGCAGCAGCAAGTGCTCCCCCACTTCCCATTCCCCACCCCCtatccccctcctcccctcccagcTTCCCCTAGAAGCCTAGTAATCAGCACCAGCCACACCGGAGAGGCTCGGAATACAGCCCTGGAGTTTTGATGAACAAATAGGTTTTGTTCTCTTTTCAAACTCTGTCTGCAGGCAAAAAGAAATGACCAGGAACCAAGACCAAGCAAATTACGGCTGTGGTTTGGTTAAGAAAATGCATCTCCAAGTGCTTAAAAAAACCTACCATGTAAGTCTAAGTTGGAATGTGCTTATTCTAGGGAACATGCTCGGCTACCCACGCAGCATTTCAAAACACATGTTTAGGGGCACATTCATAATTACATTCTCCTGGCGACTGATTTTATTATCAACTCCAACCCAGATATGAATGAATACTACTGAAATTTTCAGAaagccatttttttcccctttgctatCGGAAATACCTCAGGGGAAGGGCACCCGGGAATGGAGGGGTATGCATCTCCTCTGGAGACAGTTGTGTCTATGTAGTTTTCTCCGCAATGCCAGATTACctgcaattagaaaaaaagcaaaagcatttTTCACTGTCCCCATGAAAATCACATGCATTGGTGCTGGGGCATGAAGAAATCTTTTGGAACCAGGCTGCCCGGTGGTCATTTGTTGTTTGCTGGATGATAATTCTTATGACAAGGGACATCAGGATGAATAATTCTAGTGCAGGACCAAAATGCTAACAGGTAATCCAAATGAACCAGAGGGCATTTTCCAGCTCAATATAGCTTGGGTAGTCATCTTCTATATTCTTAAAGGGCTGCTTACTTAAACAGAGCTTGCCCTTTCAGTCTGTCCAGTGAATTAATCACCAATATTTTACAAGAACCTTGACCAAAGTAAACTTCATTCCCCAGACTTCGGTGTGTTGAACTGAAAGCTGTAAACAATGGAACAGAGCTCATTTGGAAaagtccatttttcttttgaatgtcaAAGGGCATACCACATGAATACAGGTTGCGATTTACTCAGAGTGAGTGAACGGCTGgtcaaaaacagcaaaaaaagacaGCCTCAACTGGAGCCAATTGTGAACATGTGGTTAATCCTGTGCTCATTCTCAGCTTAACCTTTTCTCTATCCTAACTAGACCAACAATTATATATCCATTCTCTTATACTTAGTCTTTTCAGTTGATTATTTCAATTATCTACTTTTAAAATGTCCCCTACCAGATTAACTTAATATATGATCTCTTTATTTGAAGTTACTAGTTTGAGTCCCATGGCTCAGAAAAATAACTCACCTTCCTGCTATGATGGTTGCCAATTTTTTGGAACTATGGATATAAAAGGATATTAGAAGATTCTTTGGATTTTCTTTGgactataagctccctgagggcagggagtATTGTCTTTCTAAGCCTAGTGCCTATGGCTGTGTCTGATATACTTTAGATGCTAAGCAAATGTTTGTGGGATTGGAATGGTGTCCTGGCTTTAGAATATGACAGATTTTATTAAAAACCCTGGGTAGACCAATACCACAATTGAAATAATCACTGAAGAAGAGACTTAAGGCAAAGAAATACTATACACCAAGAATATGTATGTCTGTCATACCCAggattttttctttacatttgtaAAAAGCAGAACACTGCTTtcacttttttgccttttttgaaaTTTCAAGAGAATTGCTAGAAATAGAGTAGCTACTACCCTTTAAAAAAGTTCAATTGCTTTCTGCTATACAGCGATTCTCTTAGGTATAAAACTCTGTTAAGCTGATCAGATCCCAGTCTTTAGCAAAGGTGCTAAAATGAACTGTTTAGTATTCTACAATTTAGCAATAgatataagattttatttagtgtCTTAATGAGCACACCAATTTTCTGGTCGCTCAGGACTGcaaagaaaatttaacaaatttGCCGTAGCTCAAAGTCCAATGTTTTGAACTCACTGATGCAAAACTTATGCATCCCATCTATCTTTATATTTGTCTTCAGCTATCACTTGAACAGTCGATCAAAGTAATTAACTAGAAAGCAGAGCATGCTTTGGAATTCATAAACATTTCCTCAAGTTTCTATCAACTGTCTCCAGAAGACAAAggtatatagatacacacatgcAATCACATACACATAGGATACAGATATATGCATATCTGTAGGTAGACATATCACATAAGGATGAAATTCAAACATGTTAATGTAAAAGTCTTACCTGGTCTCTGTCCATTGATAAGGAGAATACCCATcgtgaaaaaaaggaataaaaaaaagagcagCTGAAATCTCATTTTGCTGCCACACAGAAAGATAGCCAGAGCACTCCCAGAAAATCCAACAATCCTTTAAATACTCCTGCAGTATCTGTGTGGCTCAGCTCACAATTCTAATGACAAACCTCAGAGTGAGCTGCCAGCTGTGCTTTCCAGCAAGGTTAATGATCACATAAGACAAGGTTACTGGTGCTGCACTGTGGTCAgtgcctccctccccccccccccagccccctccctcaccctctctcccttttcctgtCACTCCCCTTTATTTTCCATAAGCAAATAATGGTGAAATGGAGCATCCCAGTAAACAACCACTTCACTAGGGTCTCCAAGTTTTCCCCGAAAGGAGTATGCTAAGAGTTCCCTTTAAATTCAGcctagaaatagagaaatatgtaaaacaaggCATGATActgccccctccccttctccattTGCAACTGTTTAAACTTTGCATTGCCCATATTGGTCCCACATGCAGAAAGTAATGGGAATGACAGGAAGTCTCTCTTTTGTCCCTCTCAGAAAGAATTCTGCAGCCCTTACTTAAGAACCCCTAGTGCTTTGTGGGAGAGAGCTAGCTGCTGAAAATGCTCTCTATTCCCCAAACTAGCTGCAAAGTGGTGGCCATTGAGAGGGAATTTGTAAACTCCCAAATCTAGTATGTCTTTTGTATCATGAAGTGTTCTTAGGCTTCAGAACAGCCTGAAATTAGAGTTGGAAATCCTGAGGCTTTCAGTTtggaaaacaaaaactaaaatgtaGAACATGGCACTGACAGATTTATTttaacaagggaaaaaaaatttcactgcTTGGGGGGGGAAAGTCAGTTACAGCCAGTGGACTATGACTAGTGCTCTGTTCTACATTGATGTGGGAGAGGGGGTTAGAAATaggaattagaaatgaaaaaggagaaggcAAGTTCCACCTCCTGACAGATTCAGgattttcacttttatatttaaaaattgttgggtcTCTTAAAACACATTGCAATCTAGTCTTTGGTAAGCTCTAGATATATGTTGCTGCCATTCTAGGAAGACAAATACACTTTAGAATTCAACCATGGGAAAGTGCTACAGGTACAAAGGATAACTCTGGCTATGATTCATAAacaattttttgtatttctttccaggTTCATTGTTAGAGTTATGTACATAGCTGGAGAAAATCAATTGAATACAATTGTTTGGATAATGCAAATACCAAATACCCATAATGTACAAATCAGGGAACTGTGGGGTGTTTGGGGATATCTAGATGCATTAGATGAGGTCCCTACCAACAAcagcaataatttaaaaatgctctgcaaactttataaatattagttaatttgattgcagaagctcacaatctagtgATAGAAACAAGATAATTATAGCTAACATAGCTAATTAtattacaaattaaaatttaagttaataagaaaagtggaaataatatCCTAATCTCAGGATTtggagttttgtttgttttgctgggggtgggatggggaaggCTTTATAAAAGAGGAATCATCCAACCTGGTTCCAGGAACAATAGTTAGGATTTCATCAAGTACAGACTGAGTTGTAAAAAGGgcaaaagaggagagaagatggGATGATACAGAGCAAAGATCACTGACTCTAATGTCAAAAAAATCTGGGTTCTGATTCCTCCTCAGTCataactgtgggaccttggacaggtcatttaatcttttcctagttttcatttctccatctgtaaaataggtggTCTATGAGGTGCTTTTTTAATTCTacttctgtgatcctatgaatcTATTCCAAGCTAGTGGATTGTGAAACAAAAGCACAGATGTGGAATAAGTTTCCAGGAATCTGGAGAATGGTGAACAATTGTTTTCCAGAGTGTGTAGACGATGTGAAGGGGAACATTGTGTAGTAAGGTGGTAATGCCTATGAAAACTTTTTGCTTTATTTAAGTTTCTCAGGTTTATGTGGTTAGTAGTGACCTGATTGTTCTTTTTGCTTAAAAATCAACCCATAAAGTTATCCTCAATCTAGAAACCAGTTCATAATCTTTTCCTTAGTTAACTATATATCATTCCATTAAAACCATAAACATATAGAAGTTTCCAAAATAAGAACTTTTGTATGGTTATGTGTCTCAAAAACTTGAGTGTTTCTACACTTTTTACTTAATTTTCCCAAATAACTTAGAATtgtccttatttctttcttagtGCTCATGTCTCATCTTCTCCTCTCCCACACACAATTTAATTCACTACTTGAATGAATTATAGCATTTGAGGCAGTATTTATTTACCACTTAATAGGGATTACCAAGTGAACTGTTTAGCTCTCCCAGCCCTTTAAGAATCTAACATTAACATGACCCACAAGCTCACAGAGGCCCTCGCCTTTCTTCTGCTAAAGGAATTTCATctttcatttatctcttcttctCCATGTCTAGGTATGTCCCATTAACAACTTCTTAACTTTGGAGCATGGTAATTCCTTGAGCTAGGCTTATGGGAAGAGATTGACTAAATATCACTCACTGGATCTGCCCTTGAACTGCAAtagttttcttcatcttctctccttttttccacATGTTACTTCCCCAGGTGTCCTGAAATCACACTTTTTTTCCTAGCCTGCAGTTCTCTTTAAAACAAGagtttattttctctcctcttcctcccattgggaaaaaggaaaagaaacctcTTAGCAACTATTTAGTTTTGAGaactatatttgtatatatttaatgtCTATTGTATTCTAACATTTCTCAGTAAAAATCTCAATGGGGGCAGGGA
The Macrotis lagotis isolate mMagLag1 chromosome 3, bilby.v1.9.chrom.fasta, whole genome shotgun sequence genome window above contains:
- the APELA gene encoding apelin receptor early endogenous ligand, whose translation is MRFQLLFFLFLFFTMGILLINGQRPGNLALRRKLHRHNCLQRRCIPLHSRVPFP